In the genome of Telluria mixta, the window TTCTTTACCTGGCGCGGCGTGCGGCCGGAGACGTCGGCCTTGCTGGCCCGCATGCGCGCATCATGAGCGGCATCGGCACGCTCAAGGCGGGCGCGCCCGCGCGCGCAAGAACCGGCGGGCGGCGCTGGCTGAAGTGGCTCGTCCTCGGGCCGCTGCTGCTCGTCGTCCTGGTGCAGCTGTATTTCTTTGCGATGGTGTGCTGGTGGACGCAGTTCAACCCGTCGTCCACGAGCATGATGCGCCAGCAGCTGTCGGCGCTGCGCGAGCAGAATCCGAACGCGAAGCTGGAACAGGCGTGGGTGCCGTATTCCCGCATCTCGAACAACCTGAAGCGCGCCGTGATCGCATCCGAGGATGCGAATTTCAGCGAGCATGACGGTGTCGACTGGGACGCGCTGGAAAAGGCGTACGAGCGCAACAACAAGAAGCACAGGGTGGTGGGCGGCGGGTCGACGATCACCCAGCAGCTGGCCAAGAACCTGTTCCTGTCCGGCTCGCGCAACTACCTGCGCAAGGGCCAGGAACTCGTCATCGCCTACATGCTGGAAGCGGTGATGGACAAGCAGCGCATCCTCGAGATCTACCTGAACGTGGTCGAATTCGGCCGCGGCGTGTTCGGCGCCGAGGCTGCCGCGCGCCATTATTTCCGCACGTCGGCCGCGAACCTGAACGCCGCCCAGGCTGCCCGGCTGGCCGTGATGCTGCCGAACCCGCGCTACTACGACCGCCACCGCGACACGAACTACCTGGCGCGCCGCACGGCGGTCATCCAGCGGCGCATGAACGCGGCCGAACTGCCCTGATTCACAGCGCCCGTTTCACAGCCCCTTTTCCCACACGAGACGCCAGGTCGTGCGCACGCGGTAGGCTGTCGTGCGCACGAGCGGGCTGGCGCCGTCGTAGGCGACCCGTTCGCGATAGTCCCGGTGCAGCAGGTCCGCCACGGACAGCCGCAGCCGCGTCGTCGCGTCGCGCTTCCACACCGCGTACAGGTCGAACTGGCGCTTGATGCCGTCATCGCTGGACAGCACGGCGCTCGTGCGGCCGGCCACCCGGCCGCGGTAGCTCCAGGTGCCGCCCAGGTCGACGCGGGCGGCGCCGTAGTCGAGGCCGACGTTGCCGCTGTACGTCGGCTGCCCCTCGATGCGGTTGTCCGGTCCCGGCACGCTGTCCACGCGCGACCAGTTGCGCGCCGCGTTCACGCGCACCGCCAGCGGGCCCCGCGTCGCCCTGCCTTCGAATTCGATGCCGCGCACGGTCGCGCCGCCCAGGTTCTCCGGTGTGGAGGTCCACACGCCGTCGGCCAGGGAAGTGCGGAACAGCGTGACGTCGCGGATGCGCTTGTGGAACGCGCTGACCCCGACCATGCCGTCCTTGCCGATCGTGCGCTCCCAGGCCAGGTCGACGGCGAGCGCCAGTTCGGGACGCAGGTTCGGGTTGCCCTGCTGGTCCGGGTTGGTGGCGCTGTTATTGTTGTCGACCGTGTACCGGCGCGGCATCAACTGGATGATGTTCGGCGCCTTGTACGTCCGGCTGACGGCGAGGCGGAACTGGTCGCGCGCGCCCGCCGGCTTGAACAGCGCCTGCAGGATCGGGCTCCACGCGCCGGCGTGGACGTCGACCGCGGCGTGCGCATTGCCTTCTCCCGTCGTGCGCAGGTCTTCGCGGCGCAGGCCGACGTAGGCCGACCAGGCGTCGTCGATGTCCCACTCGTCCTGCACGAAAAAGGCGCCGCGGGCGACGCCGGCGCGGTAGTTCTCGTCGCTGGCCAGCAGCAGCGCATCGGCCGCATCGGTCTGGCGTTCGCGCCGGTATTCGCTGCGCCGCTTGCGGCCCAGTTCCCAGCCGGCCGCGAGCAGGTGGCCGCGCCACATGGGACGGCGCCAGCTGCCGTTGAACGTCCATTCGCGTTCGGTCGGGCCGGAGGCGACGCGATGGGTCTCGAGCAGGTCGTCGCGCAGGTCCATGCCGCGGTAGACGAAGGCGGCATCGCGCGTGGTGTAATAGCCGGACAGCTTGGCCGTCACGCGCGCGCCGCCATCGAGCCTGCGGGTCCACGCCACGTCGGCATAGGCATGCAGCGGATCGGCCGCGAAGCGCTGGACGGCATGCGGGAACGCCGTCGGACCGCCGGTCTCGGTGGTCTCCGTCTCGCGCTTGGTGTTGTCGAAGCGGCGCTTGCGCACATAGCCTTGCGCCGTGACGGTGTCGCTTGTGTCCGGCTGCCAGGTCAGGCGCGGCGCCAGTTCCGCCATCTCCTCGGTCTGGTGGTCGGACCAGGCGATGCGGCGCAGCAGGTCGGGACGGCGGCCCGCTTCCGTGGTGACGGCCGTGACGGGATTCTCGTTGTGCCTGAGGGTGGCGACCAGCGTGTAGGCCAGCGCGCCCGCACGGCCGCTGTGCTGGGCGACGAGCTGCGGCGCGAGATAGCCGTCCACGACGGCGCTGCCCGCCTTGACCTCGGTCGCGGCGGCGCCCCGGGCCGGGCCGGCGCGGCGCAGGATCACGTTGATGGTCCCGGCCACGGCCTGGCTGGAGGTTTCGGCGGTGGCGGTGCGCTGGATCTCGATCCGCTCGATGACGTCGGGACCGAGCGACTCCAGCGCGAAGCCGGCCGGCGCCGGCAAACCGTTGAGCAGCAGCGCCACGTAGCCGCCGCCCATGCCGCGCATGCGGATCGTGGCGGCCTTGCCGGGGCTGGCATCGACCGTGATGCCGGGTTGCCGTTTCAGTACGTCGGACAGCGTGCCGTCGCCCTGGCGCAGAATCTCGTCGCGGCCGACGACGATGGAAGTCGTGGTCGACTGCGCGCGCTGCGCATTCGCGTCAGCGCTGACGACGACCTGTTGCATGGGCGCGGTCTGGGCATGAAGGCCGGCCTGGACGGCCAGCAGCAGCGCGGCCGCGCCGCCGGATCGGATAATGTGCATGGATGGATTATTCGACAACCGCCGCGGCCGCGGCACGGTCGAGGGACGAACGGACCGGACGACGGGACGAATTCGGGGTCAGAGCACATTTTTGTCAAAATTCGGGGTCAGAGCACATTTCGATCCGCAGCGCTCGGCCCCGCTTTTGCCGTTCATGCCAGTGCCCTCACGGTGTTTTCGTTGCGCTGATGCCTCAAACATGCCGCGTGGCCATTGCCACAAAAAGTGCTCTGAGGTGTACCGGGTTTAGTGGACATCCCAAATAGAGGACAATGCGTTCCCATGGATAAGACTAAACCTGCTCCTACCGAGCGCAGAGAGTTCACGAAGGCTTTCAAGCAAGAGGCGGTCACACGCCTGAAGGCAACTGATAACGCGACAGCCTTGGCACTGGAGCTTGGCGTGCGGCGCAACGTGCTCTACAAATGGGCCGAGACGCTTGAGAAAGCTGGCGCCGAGAAGGCGTTCAACGGCCCAGGGCGGCCGTTGGCACAGGACGAGGATGAGTTGACCCGGCTGCGGCGGGAAAATGAGCGGTTGAAGATGGAGAACACCATCCTAAAAAAGGCCGACGCGTACTTTGCGAAACGCAAGCCGTAAGGTACGCCTTTGTTCATGAGCATCGCAAAGAGTTTCCGATTGCGATGATGTGCCGGTTGCTGGAGGTGAGCCGAAGCGGTTGTTATGCCGCACGTGAGCGCGAGCCGAGCATACGCAGCCGCGAAGACGTGGCGCTACGTAGTCGCATCGAAGAACTGCACGCAGAGCAATGGCACGCGCCAGGCGTCATCAAAACATGGCGTTTGCTACTTGCTGAAGGTGTAAATTGCAGTCGTAACCGCGTGGCCAGGATACGTCGGATCGCTGGCATCGAAACCCGCCGCATGGCGCGGTTCAAAAAGATGCGGACGTATCAAAAGACCGAGCCGCCGGCGGAAGACCTGGTCAAACGCCAATTTGCCGTAACGCTGCCCAATCGGGTCTGGGTCGGCGATATGACGCAGATCGCAACAAGGAAGGGACCTTTGCATCTTGCCGCCTTCGTCGACCTGTGCACGCATCGTGTCATCGGATGGGCCACTGCAACGAGCCAGACAGCGAACCTGGCCGTGACAGCGCTGCAAGCTGGTATCGCACAGCGAAAGCCTGTCAACGGGATGATCTGCCATACGGATCAGGGCTCGCAGTTTTCCTCAGCCATGTTTCGCAATCATCTGCGCGACAACCAGATACGCCCAAGCATGAGCCGCAGAGGAAACTGCCAC includes:
- the mtgA gene encoding monofunctional biosynthetic peptidoglycan transglycosylase codes for the protein MSGIGTLKAGAPARARTGGRRWLKWLVLGPLLLVVLVQLYFFAMVCWWTQFNPSSTSMMRQQLSALREQNPNAKLEQAWVPYSRISNNLKRAVIASEDANFSEHDGVDWDALEKAYERNNKKHRVVGGGSTITQQLAKNLFLSGSRNYLRKGQELVIAYMLEAVMDKQRILEIYLNVVEFGRGVFGAEAAARHYFRTSAANLNAAQAARLAVMLPNPRYYDRHRDTNYLARRTAVIQRRMNAAELP
- a CDS encoding TonB-dependent receptor plug domain-containing protein, producing MHIIRSGGAAALLLAVQAGLHAQTAPMQQVVVSADANAQRAQSTTTSIVVGRDEILRQGDGTLSDVLKRQPGITVDASPGKAATIRMRGMGGGYVALLLNGLPAPAGFALESLGPDVIERIEIQRTATAETSSQAVAGTINVILRRAGPARGAAATEVKAGSAVVDGYLAPQLVAQHSGRAGALAYTLVATLRHNENPVTAVTTEAGRRPDLLRRIAWSDHQTEEMAELAPRLTWQPDTSDTVTAQGYVRKRRFDNTKRETETTETGGPTAFPHAVQRFAADPLHAYADVAWTRRLDGGARVTAKLSGYYTTRDAAFVYRGMDLRDDLLETHRVASGPTEREWTFNGSWRRPMWRGHLLAAGWELGRKRRSEYRRERQTDAADALLLASDENYRAGVARGAFFVQDEWDIDDAWSAYVGLRREDLRTTGEGNAHAAVDVHAGAWSPILQALFKPAGARDQFRLAVSRTYKAPNIIQLMPRRYTVDNNNSATNPDQQGNPNLRPELALAVDLAWERTIGKDGMVGVSAFHKRIRDVTLFRTSLADGVWTSTPENLGGATVRGIEFEGRATRGPLAVRVNAARNWSRVDSVPGPDNRIEGQPTYSGNVGLDYGAARVDLGGTWSYRGRVAGRTSAVLSSDDGIKRQFDLYAVWKRDATTRLRLSVADLLHRDYRERVAYDGASPLVRTTAYRVRTTWRLVWEKGL
- a CDS encoding transposase, whose translation is MDKTKPAPTERREFTKAFKQEAVTRLKATDNATALALELGVRRNVLYKWAETLEKAGAEKAFNGPGRPLAQDEDELTRLRRENERLKMENTILKKADAYFAKRKP